The sequence below is a genomic window from Bradyrhizobium septentrionale.
GAACGCGGCATCAAGACCACGTTCTTCGTGATCGGCGAGAAGCTCGGCGACCCCGCGCGCCGCCGCCTCGCCGTCCGCGCGCGCGACGAAGGCCACTGGATCGGCAATCACACCTATACGCACAGCGTTCCGCTCGGCCAGCAGCCCGGCGCGGACACGGCCCAGCGCGAGATCGGCCGGACCCAGGCCGCGATCGGCGAGCTCTCTCACCCGAACCGCTGGTTCCGGCCGTTTGGCGGCGGCGGCAATCTCGACGACCGGCTGCTGAAGCCCTCCGTGGTCGATTATCTCGTGCGCAACAAGCACAGCTGCGTGCTCTGGAACGGGATCCCGCGCGACTGGGACGATCCCGACGGCTGGGCCGACCGCGCGCTCGAGCAATGCCGTGCGCAGCCATGGACGCTGCTGGTGCTGCACGATTTGCCGACCGGCGCGATGGCGCATCTCGACCGCTTCCTCGATCGCGCCGAGACCAGCGGCGCCCGCTTCCGTCAGGACTTTCCGCCGCAATGCGTCCCTGTCCGCAACGGCGCGATCGTACTTCCCATCCAGGACTATGTTTCCTCCATCGAAGAGAGTGAGAGACCATGAAGATCGCAAGTTTCAAGGCGGCGGGTACCGCAAGCTACGGCATCGTGACCGATGCTGGGGTGATCGACGCCGGCAAGCGGCTGACGGCGTACCCGACGCTGAAGGCGTTGCTGACGACGGGCTCGCTGGATGAGCTGAAGAAGCTGCAAAGCGAGCGCACCGATCACGCGCTGAAGGACATCGAGCTGCTGCCGACCGTACCCGATCCCGACAAGATCTTCTGCATCGGCGTCAACTATGCGACGCATCTCGCCGAGAGCGGCCACCCGACGCCGCCGCATCCGATGATCTTCACCCGCTTCGCCAACAGCCAGGTCGGCGCCGGACAGCCGATGATCCGGCCGCTGGAGTCGGAGCGCTTCGACTATGAGGGCGAAATGGCTGTCATCATCGGCAAGGCCGGCCGTCGCATCCCGCGCGAGACCGCGCTCGGCCATGTCGCCGGCTATGCCTGCTACAATGACGGCAGCATCCGCGACTGGCAGCGCCACACCTCGCAATTCGCACCGGGAAAGAATTTCGTCGGCACCGGCGGCTTCGGACCGTGGATGGTGACGACCGACGAGCTCTCCGACATTAGCAAGCAGCACATCGCGACCCGTCTCAACGGCGTCGAGGTGCAGGCCGCGCCGATCTCGGACCTGGTGTTCGACGTCGCGACGCTGATCGCCTATTGCTCGACCTTCACCGAGCTCGTGCCCGGCGACGTCATCGTCACCGGCACCACCGGCGGCGTCGGCGCCTATCGCACGCCACCGCTATGGATGAAGGAGGGCGACGTCGTCGAGGTCGAGGTCTCCGGCATCGGCGTGCTGCGCAACCCGGTGAAGAACGAAACCGCGGCAACACGCGCGGCTTGAGCCGGCCGCGCAACAAGAAGAAGGAGGACATCATGAACCTGCCCAGGCATCTGCTGCCCACCACCGTCGTCGGCAGCTACCCGCAGCCGGAATGGCTGGTCGACCGCGCCATGTTGTCGAAGTCGGTGCCGCGCACCCGCATGCACGCAATGTGGCGCCTGCCGGCCGAGCATCTGGAGGAAGCACAGGACGACGCGACCATCGTCGCGATCAGGGACATGGAGCGTGCCGGCATCGACATCGTGACCGATGGCGAGATCCGCCGCGAGAGCTACTCCAACCGGTTCGCCACCGCCCTCGAGGGCATTGATGCCGACAACCCCGCGATGATCACGGCGCGCACCGGCAACACGCAGACGCCGGTGCCGCGCGTGGTCGGCCCGGTGAAGCGCAGGGGACCGGTCGAACTGCACGACATGCAGTTCCTGCGCAACAACACCGACCGTGCGGCAAAGATCACCCTGCCCGGCCCGTTCACGATGAGCCAGCAGGCCAGGAACGAGTTCTACAAGGACGACGAGGAGCTCGCGATGGCCTTCGCCGCAGCCGTCAATGCCGAGGCGCGCGACCTCGAAAAGGCCGGCGCCGACGTCATCCAGCTCGACGAGCCCTGGGTGCGCAACAACCCGGAGCTCGCCAGGCGCTATGCAGTGAAGGCGATCAATCGAGCGCTCGAGGGCATCAGCATCCCGACCGTGATTCATCTCTGCTTCGGCTATGCCGCGGTGGTGCCGGGCTCGACCAAGCCGGCCGGTTATTCCTTCCTTGCCGAGCTCGACGACACCATCGCCGATCAGATCTCGATCGAGGCGGCCCAGCCGAAGCTCGATCTCGGCGTGCTCAGGGATCTCTCATCGAAGAAGATCATGCTCGGCGTGCTCGACCTCGGCAATCCCGAGATCGAATCCGCCGCCGTCGTCGCCGATCGCATTCGCAACGGCCTGAAGCATGTGCCGGCGGAGCGGCTGGTGGTCGCGCCCGACTGCGGCATGAAATACATGCCGCGCCACGTCGCGTTCGGAAAACTGAAGGCGATGTGCGACGCCGCCGCGACGGTCCGGAAGGAGATCGGCTAACCGCCCTCGCCGACCAAGCATGAAGAGGCAAAATCGGTCGCCAGCGATACTGGCGACGCCACACCCGGCTTACGAGTTCGACGGCGCGCGCGTCGATGCCGACTTAACGTCCTTGATGCTGACGATGACGGCGATGCGCTTGACCGTACCGTTGCGGTAGGCCTGCAGGAACTTGTCGTAGTGCTTCACGGAGATGCAGCCGTTGGAATCGCCGTTCGGCCCGAGCATGTAGCTGTGGACCAGCAGGCCGACGCGTCCGAACGGGTCGCTGCCATCGACCGGGGTCATGCGCAGCGCAGGCACACCGTGGAACAGCTTCTCGCGCGGCTTCATCTCGTAGATGCCGGGCGGCGTCGCGCCTGCATTGCGGGCGTTCACGTGGGCCGGATCGTCGAGCAGATTGCCGAGGCCTGAATGCGCCTCGAATTTGGTGCCGTCGGGCATGTACACGATGCGGCCGGTGATGTCGTAGACCGCCGTGGTGCTGTCGTAGCCGAGCGCGCCGAGATCGGGGCTCGGACCGGACAACAATCCGTCATTCGGATCGAGCGAGGCCAGCTGCAGCTTGCCCGGCATCATGTCGGCGATCTTCTGCAGGAACGTGCGGTTGTCGCCCTGCGGCACCGGCGCCTGTGGCGGCAGCGGCTGATCGTTCCGCGCCAGCAGATTGGCCTCGGCCGGCCGTGACCGTGGCATCGGCACCGTGGATGTCGCAGGCGTCGTGGCGGCGACGGAGGCCGTCGCCGGCAGGCTCACCTGTTCGGTCTGGCTGTCGCGCAGCTGCCCGGCCAGCGCATCCTCGATCTGATCGAACTCGGTATTGAAATCGCCGCGGCTCGAACGGAACCCGCGACGCAGTGGATAATAGAGCGAAGCCGAATTGAGCGTGGAGCGCGAGCCGAACCGGTCTTCGAAGCTCAGCGCGGCGCTGGTGTTGGCGAGCGCCGGTCCGTGCAGCCACGCGGTGGGATCGATGCCGACCGCCCAGGCGGCAAGGCCAGCCGACAGCGCAAGCGCGCTCACGGCAAACGCCGTGCTGCCCATCAGGGATATGCCGCGGCTCGACCTACGCCCGGCAGCTTTCGTCGTACGTTGACCCATCATCCCCAAGTACGGTGCTCTGGGGCCTGTTGCCCGGCCCACGCGGTATTCACCGATCACTCATCATATCAGGGAATTAGAGTAAGGCATAATCGAGACGGAGCGGGCAACGACAGGTTTTTTAAACGTTTTTCGGATGGAAAGTGCCGGAGAATCAGCGCTGGGCCGGCCGAAATGGCCCAAAAAGTCCCGATTCGGGACAATTTCGGCGACTCAGGCGATCTTTTCTTCCCAGAGGGTGAAGACCGGGACCGGCTTCCCGATAGCGTAACCCTGGGCGTAGTCGACCCCGATCTGCCGCAATTCGTCCAGGATCGCGAGGCTCTCGACGAATTCCGCGACCACCTGCTTCTGCATGATCTTCGCGGTCCTGGTGATCATCTCGACCATCGCGCGGTCGACCTTGCTGTTCAGGATCTCCTTCACGAACGAGCCGTCGATCTTGATGACGTCGACCGGCAGGTGCTTCAGATAGGCGATCGAGGACATGCCGGTGCCGAAAACGTCGAGCGAGAAGCTGCAGCCGATCTCGCGCAGCCGTGCGATGAATTTCTGCGCCTCGTCGAGATTGGAGATCGCGCTGGTCTCGGTGATCTCGAAGCACACCAGTGCCGGCGAAACCTCATGCTGCGCGAACAGCTCGGCGACGAAGTCGACGAAAGCGCTGTCGCCGATCGGAGAGGTTGATGGCGTAGCTCGCGACCCTGCGCGGGTGGTGCTTGCGCTCGGCGATGATCTCGAAGGCACGGCGAACCACCCAGCGGTCGATCAGCGGCATCAGTCCGTAACGTTCGGCGGCGGGCAGGAAGCTGCCGGGCGGCACCAGGGCGCCGCTCTCGTCGCGCAGGTGACTTAACCTCACGTTGCAAGAACGCGATGAGTTTGAAACGACTTGGTTGTAATGCAATTGCGTCAAACTTTACGCATTCCGGCAACCAGGTGCTCAGGGCCGCAATGTCGGCGACGTGTTCGGCGCCGGCGCCTGCTCCATTTCGGACTCTTCGGGCAGTCTGTCGGCATGGACGGCGAGCGGCGTGCCGATCCAGAGCGGATCGTCGCGATGATCTCGGCGCGGATTGGTCGTGTTGGGATGGACCAGGATGCTCAGGCCGCCATGGTTCAACATCAGCCACGGCACCAGGGTCGGAAACAGCTCGGCCGCAAACGCCACCTGATACATCGCCTGATCGTGCGGACCGACCTTGACGTCGTGCCAGCGCCCGAGCGTGACCAGGAAGCGCTCACCGATCCAGTTGCGCAGCCGTTCCGCCTCACCCCGGCTGGTCGCGGGGTCGTAATAGACATGGGCGTGATAGCTCGCGATCTCGCCGATCGGGCGCGGCGCATCCGTCATCTCAGCTCTCCTTCTGGCCGGCAGCGCCATCGAATGCAACTGCCTCTACCTTCACCGACATATTGCACAGATTTGGCGGGTCGCGCCTCTTCGGCCGGTCACTTCCGCCGCAGCACACTGAACTGGAACGACTGCGCCGCTCCCCAGGGCGTGACATGCCGATGCCGCTCCTCGGCGATCAGCTCGAAGGCCGAACCGATGGTCCGGCTGAGCGTTGCAGGATCATAGCGCTGCACCGGCAGGCCGCTGCACTTCTCCGGACCATCAGGCGCGAAGGTGCCGATCACGGCGTGGCCGCCTGCCCGGACGCCGCGATGCAGCCGGTCGAGATAGGCCGCGCGATCGTCTTCCTCGACCAGGAAATGAAACGCCGCACGATCGTGCCAGATGTCGAAGGCCCGCTGGGGCTGCCAGACCGTCGCATCATCGGCGACCCAACGTACCGCTTCGCCCGCCGTGCCGAGCCGCTGCCGCGCGCTCGCCAGCGCAGCTTCAGAGAGATCGAGCACGGTGACATCGTGAAAGCCGCCCGTCAGCAGCGCATCGACAAGCCGCGAGGCCCCGCCGCCGACATCGATGATCGACGCGTCGCAGCCGGGCGCGACGGATTCGATCAGCCGCAGCGACGGCTGCGGATCGGCCTGCGACCAGCTCACCTGCTGCTCGCCCTTGGTCAGATAGACGGTCTGCCAATGCGATTGGCGGTCGGATGCAGTCATGGGCGGTACGTTCCGAAAGCGGCGGCGGCAACCCGCGTTGCGCACCGATTAACCATGAGCTAGGCGCGGCGGTTTCCCGCGTCAACCGGCAGCAGCGGGCGCGTTGCGGCAAATGCCGCAGTTGATTTGGCGCATTTTCCATTTAACCTGACCGACAGGTTGAGATCGGGGCGCCCGGGGATGGCCAATTTCGGCTGGACACGCGTCAACAAGCCTGCACAAGCGGAGGACGCCGCCGGCGACTTGCGCGGCCTCACCGATCCATTGGCGTTTCTCGCCGCACTCGACAAGGTCGTGCCGCGCTATCTCGATCTCGCCGACAACGGCGTGCTGGTCTATCCGGCCTGCAAGCGCAAGTCCGGCGACCTGCTCGGCGATACCAGAGCGATCTGGGAGCACACAAGGCTGGAAGCGATGCGCTATGTTCCGATGGTGCCGCGGCAGGACACCTCGCTGCTGGCCGATCCGTCCCGCCAGGCGGAGATGATCGACGCCTTCCTGCGCCAGCGCGCGCACGACAACACGGTCGTCGACTTCACGGGCACCGCGATCGAGGATTACGGGATTGCGATCTACGCCGGGCTGAACTGGTTGAACCATTGCGGCGCCATCGTGGGTGCCGATCCGCAGAAATTTTCCGGCACGCTGCGAAGCTTCCGCAAGGTGATGGTCGTGGCCCGGCAGTGGTGGGCGCTCGACGGCGCCGCGGAGCGCTGCCGGCAGATGCTGGAGGCGCGCGAACGGCCGCCGCTGGTGTTCTTCCTGCTGTGGGCCGAATCCACCAACCTGGGGCGGGAGATTGCGATCGCGGCGGCCGGTGCGAATGCGACCGAAGACAGCATCGCACGCCTGCGCGCAGCCGAGGATCCGGAAGAGCTGACGTAATGCGCGAATCGGACGCGCGGCCGCAGGCTAGGGTGCGTACTTATAAATTCGGGATGTCCGCTTTCGAGAGGTAAAGCGGACTCGCGGCCCCGACCACAGGGATGTCGCCTTTTGACCCAACTCGGACCTGGGCGTCAGCAGGGCGATCATTGATCTAGATCAAAGGCTGCGTGTCGAAATCGGGACCAATCGTCGCGCGCTTACAGGCCCTACGATCCGTTCTCATCTCGGTACGTTGCTCCCTTATTGTGCTCAGGAGGGCCTTACGACGCACCCGGCGGGATAGTCAACGTATTGGCAGTACACTACGGCAGCACTGGCCTTTTCTGCGCTTGCGGCTATGAACCCAATGACCAACAGCGTGTATTCTTCTCCGCAAGGTCGTTGTTCTGCAAGAGACGTCACATAAGATCGCATCCAGCGGTTGGGCGTTGATTCAGATCAAAGCAGGCCACCACGATCTATCTGCTCGTGACACACGACCCGTTTCTGACTAGGGAATAGAGGGACATCGGCCCACAATTCTGATACATACCATTCAATTTCCCCGAGCTTGGGGGGGCGTCTTGAGAAGCGAGCACGTAGAGCGGCCGCTGGCAGCTACGCTGGCCGCGGTCGTTCGCGGGCGTCGGAGGTCCGCAGAAATACAGCGGCAAGGACATGGCGAACTCGCACGGGCGCCTGTCCGTTTTCACATAGTTGGAAGTACGGGGCCTTAGTCTTTGCGGCTGTACGCGCGGCAATTAAGGCATGCAGCGATGTCCATCGGCCGACGCGTCTGGAGCGACGAGCATGATGTCGATAAAATTGCCGCTGTGGCTTCGCTTTTTCCTGGTTATCGGCGTCGTCGTCTTTGCGGCAGGCGCATGTCTCCTTGGCTATCGGTACTACACTCGCCCGGTAACGCTGACCGTGGCGGTCGGCTCAATCGACGGCGAGGCTGCCAAGGCAATGTCAGCGATAGCAGGCGAGCTCGTTTCGACGAACGCGCCGGTGCGGCTCAAGGTTCTCGACAGCGGCACTGCGCTTGAGGCCGCTAACGCCTTCTCCGCGGGTAAGGTCGATCTCGCCGTGGTTCGCGGCGATGTCGGTGACTTGTCGCAGGCGCAAGCCGTTGTCGTCGTCAGCCATATGGTCGTACTGATCATCGCGCCGCCGGGATCATCCATCGAGAGCATGGACAACCTGAAGGGACGCACGGTCGGCGTGGTCGGCGGAGTAGCGAACACCAAAATTGTCGATGTGTTGACCAAGGAATACGATCTGGCGGGCGCAAAAGTTGTATTCAAGAACCTTGCTTTGACGGATGTCCGGCAAGCCATTCAGTCAAAACAGGTCAGTGCCCTGCTTGTCGTGATCCCGCTCGCCGAAAAATACCTCTCGCTTGTTCGCGGATTTTTTCAGCTCGGCCATAAAAAGGTCCCGGTACTGATCCCAATCGAGTCCGCGGGGGCAATTGCAGAGAATGAACGCGCCTTTGAAAGCTTCGACGTCCCGAAGGGCACGCTGCGGGGATCGCCGCCGGTCCCGGAAGATGACCTGACGACCCTGAGGACCTCGCTATACTTGGTTGCGCAAAAGAAGCTCGGCACTGATCTGGTAACCAGCCTCACGGAGGCGATCATGAGCGCGCGCAGGAATCTTCTGCGCGAGCAGCCTATTTTCGCGCAGATCACCGCGCCCAGCACCGACCAGGATGCCTACCTTCCGCTGCACCCTGGCGCGGCAGCCGTCTACAACAGCACCACGCAGAGCTTCATGGATGAATACGGCAATTGGATCTATTTGACGCCGATGGTACTGGGTGGCGCCGCCACCTTGCTTGCGGCGGCGTGGAAATTCCTGGGCGTCGGCAACCGCGCAACCGAAGGCCCACTCGATTCTCTCTATGCCTTGGCGCGCCGGATTCGGAAAGTCGATACAGAGGCTGAACTTTCGGATATCGAAGAAGAGATCGACGGCATTCTAAAGGCGGAGCGCGCCAAATCCGCTGCTGGAGACGAGAGCGCGGTGGATGATGCCACATTGTCCGTTGCAGCCCTCCGGCTGGAGAGCTTGATTCACGACCGACGCATATTGATCGCTAAGGGACCCGCAGTTGCCTCCGCGGCGTAGGCGACACACCGCGGTCGACGCATCAGGATGCCGCGTCAACGATACGCGGCAGAGACCGAAGCTGCGCTCAGGCGAACGAGCTTGAAGCTACGGCCTAGAACTGGATGACTAATAGAGAGAAGGCCGCTGCCTCGCGAGACACTGGTGAATCATGAATGCAATCGCGCTATCGTGCATCACGTTTGTATGCATCTCAGGCGGCGCCCTGCTCGGTATGTTCCTTCCTGGGCATCACCTGAGCACAGATGACAAGGATGTGGTCAGGCTGGGCACGGGCCTCATCGGGACGATAGCCGCGCTCGTCCTCGGCCTGCTGATCGCCTCGGCGAAGGGCTCCTACGACACGCAGAGCACTCAAGTCACGCAGATGACGAGTAATGTTGTCCTGCTCGACAATCTGCTGGCGCAATACGGACCGGAGACGAACGACCTACGCAATCTGTTGCGGCGCGGTATCGTCGTTTTAGCCGATCGAATGTGGCGCGAGAAAAGTTCCGAGGTTGCCAAGGCGAACCCCTTCGAGGCGAGCGCCGCAGGCGATGCATTCTTTGCGAAGCTTCAGCAGCTTTCGCCGCAGAACGATTCCCAGCGCTCCCTGCAAGTTAGGGCCATACAGATCGCCACGGAAATTGCACAAACCCGCCTGCTGCTGTTCGCACAGACGAACAACTCAATCCCTATGCCGTTCCTGGTGGTGCTCATTTTCTGGCTCACCATCATCTTTGGAAGCTTCGGCCTGTTTGCCAAACCCAGCGCAACCGTTTTCGGCTCGCTCTTCGTTTTTGCACTGTCGGCCGCCGGGGCGATCTACCTAGTCCTGGAGCTGGGTCAGCCATTCGCGGGTTTGATGCAAATTTCCAGCGCGCCACTGCGCAACGTCCTCACCCCGCTCAGTCCCTAAGCCATTCGCATGATCGGGGTCGCCGGCCAGAGCAAGCCCCGACTGCTATCGCGGTCGTCGCGATCTGCTGCATGGCTTTTCGAATTGATCAAGATGCGCATTGTGCTGAGATGTCCGAATCTGGCCCCTTTCCGACATGACGGATCAAGTCAGCGATGTCGGCTCAGCGAGACAACACGGACATTGCGTTGGCGAGGTGCAAACAACATAGGGCTCGCAATTCCTGCACTCGGCAATTTCAGGCCTTGTGATGGACAGTCTGCAGGCCGTAGACCTGCGTCGGGATGCTCTCGTGGCGCGCCTTCAGCTGCAGGGAAAGGAATTGCGAGTAATGTCGCGACTGATGCAGATTGCCGCCGTGGAACCATAGGCCTTCCTGCTGCGTCGGCTTCCACATGTTACGCTGCTCGCCTTCCCACGGGCCGGGGTCCTTCGTCGTATTCGAGCCGAGGCCCCAGACCTTACCGACTTTGTCGGCCATCTCCGGACTCACGAGATCGGCCACAAAGCCGTTCATCGAGCTGTAGCCGGTGGCATACACGATCACGTCCGCTGGCAATTCCTTGCCGTTGTCGAGCTTGACGCCGTTGGGCGTGATTTCCTCGACTTGTCCAGTGAACAGTTTGATTTTGCCGTCAATGATAAGCTGTGAGGCGCCGACGTCGATGTAATAGCCCGAGCCGCGGCGCAGATACTTCATGAATAGCCCGGAATCGTCGTCACCGAAGTCGAGCCTGAAGCCGGCCTTTTCCAGCCCGGCGTAGAAAGCGGCGTCATCCTGGCGGATCTTGTCATAGACCGGCTTCTGAAACTGATTCAATATCCGGTAGGGCAGCGAAGCGAAGATCAGATCGGCCTTGGCCGTGGTCATTCCGCTGCGGACGGCACGTTCGGAATAAAGATCACCGAGGGTCGCCATCAGCGAATCCGAGCGCACGATGTGCGTCGTTGAGCGCTGCACCATCGTTACGTCGATGCCGGCCTCGTACAGCGCAGCGCAGATGTCGTGGGCCGAATTGTTCGAGCCGATCACCACCACCTTCTTGCCTTTGTAGCCGCCGGAGCCGGGATGGCGAGAGGAATGGTGTTGCTCGCCCTTGAACGTTTCCATGCCTTTGATTTTCGGCATGTTCGGCTTGGCCGACATGCCGGTCGCGAAAACAAGCTGCTTGGGCCGCAGAGTGATCTCCTTGCCATCGCGTTCGACGACGATGGTCCATTCCTTCCTTGCGTCGTCCCAACTGGCGCGTTTGGCCATAGTGTTCGTCCAGTAGTTCAGCTCCATGACCTTGGTGTACATTTCCAGCCAATCGCCGATCTTGTCCTTGGGTGAGAACACAGGCCAGTTCTTGGGGAAATCGATGTAGGGCAAGTGATCGTACCAGACGGGGTCGTGCAGGCAGAGCGACTTGTAGCGGTTGCGCCAGGAATCGCCGGCGCGTGCGTTCTTTTCGACGATGATCGTCGGTACACCGAGCTGGCGCAGCCGCGCACCGAGCGCAATGCCGCCCTGTCCGCCGCCGATGACAGGCGCGTAGGGCTGGGTCTTGAACCCGAGTTCTTCGACTTCCTCGTCGCGCAGTTCCTTCCAAGTCTTGGAGCCGGGATTGACGCCATGCCTGGCGCCGAGCGGTCGGCTGAAGCCGGCCTTTTCCTCATGGCCCTTGAGTTCGGCCATCGTCGTCAAGAGCGTCCAGATCTGGTCGTTCTGCAGTCGGATGAGTCCATATCCGCGCGCGACCTCGGTCTCGAATGAGATCCAAGACTCGGCCACGCCGCCAGCCTCGGTTGGCGTTTCACCTTCGGCGATTTTCCAGTTGTGCGGCTTCACGTGCACTAGGCAATGCGCGAGCATGTCGCGGACCTGATCGCGGCCTTCCATGGTCTTGATGTTCCAGGTGAAGGCAACGAGGTCGCGCCAGTAGCAATCCGGAGCGAACATTCCTACGGCGGCGTCGAGATCGCCCGCCGCAAGCGCGGCATCAAACTTGTCGAGGATAACCTGGACGCGCGCGATAAGGGTGGTGTCGAGCATCACTTCCTCCCAAACGTCGTTTTCCAATTTTTCTGCGCAGGCAACGTAACCTTACCCCAACCGTCGCGGGAATCCAGACTCGCACGGCAGGTTCCCGGTCGGCTTCAGCACCTCTCGGCGCCCGCCTGCAACAACGCCGCTTTGCCCATCGACGAGTTAGTAGGTTTAGAGTTCTATTTACTGCGGTGCATGAGTCTGGAGGTGGCCCTTTGCGGACATCGGATTCTTCTGCTTCTTCTCAGCTTGTCGGCAAATTTCTCCCGCATGGCGTGGGTCATCTCGAGCTCGAGCAGGAAGCTGCCGTTCATCGTGTCGGTGATGCAGTCTTCGAACTTGCCGAACTCCTCGAAATACGAGGTCAGCCGGTCGCCGACCTTGCCGACCACGGGCACGTCCACGATCATGCGGAACGGCGACATCCGCGTGGTGCGGCAGGCGAAGGAGCGCAATTTGCCCTGCGCATCGTACCAGTTCGGCAGCGTGTAGCTGCCGTTGACCGTGATCCTGATCGCACGTTGCTTGAGAAACTTTTCGACGGACACGACTGGACCTCGCCCGAGGCGATGCGAGTGCACGGAGGTCGGGATTGACCGGCTTCTCTGCCGGTCCGGTGGTGGGGACGTCCGCTACCGACGCGATGGCAGCGGGAAGGCTGCGGCATGCGTCCCAGCGCGCCGCGGGCTGGGACGCAAGCAGCCTTGGCGCGCAGGTGCGTACAGTCGTACCGTCGAAAACTAGGAAAAAGTTAAACCGGCACGGAGCACGGGCGGCGCACTCTATGGCGTAACCGTTTCACGACGGTTTATTTTGCGGGCCGCACAACTACCGGGAGAGTTGTCGCACGCCGATGCAATCGCGCCGTGCCCTAAAGCGCCTGCTCCGGCTTCCGCCCGGGTGCTAGGCTTGGCCGAAATCAGACCGGACGCTCGGAAACCAAACATGTCAGATAAATCGCTCGCCGACGGCAAGATCCTGCAAAGCGTGGTCGATGGCGTCGGCGTCATCACCTTCAACAACCCCGACAAGCGCAATGCGATGTCGCTGGAGATGTGGGAAGGGCTCGGCGAGGCGCTGATCGCCTTGCGCGACGATCCTGATGTCCGCGTCGTGATCCTGGTCGGCGCCGGCGACAAGGCCTTCGTGTCGGGCGCCGATATCAGCCAGTTCGAGAAGACCAGGCACAACGCCGAGGCTTCCGAGGAATATTCACGGCGCAGCGCGGCCCAGCGCGCTTTGCTCGCCGACTATCCGAAGCCGACCATCGCCTGCATCCGCGGCTTCTGCCTCGGCGGCGGCATGCAGGTCGCGATGCTGACCGACATCCGCATCTCCGGCGCCAGCGGCCAGTTCGGCATTCCCGCCGCCAAGCTCGGCATCGCCTATGGCTATGAGGGCTTACGCCATCTGGTGTCGCTGGTCGGCCCGTCCTGGGCGCGGCTGATCATGTATACCGGCATGCGGATTGACTCCACGGAAGCGCTGCGGATCGGCCTCGTCGATCGCGTGCTGCCGGACGCCGAGCTCTGGGACGCGACCATGGAGATCGCGCGCACCATCTCGGGCAACGCGCCGCTGGCGATCAAGGCCGCCAAGATCACCATCGCGCAGGTGCTGAAGGACCCCGCCGATCGCGACATCGCCGCGATCAAGCAGATCGGCATCGACTGCATGGACAGCGCGGACTTCCGCGAGGGCCGCAGCGCCTTCATGGAAAAGCGCAAGCCCAAGTTCAAGGGCCGGTAGCGGCGTCCTCATCCTGTCATCGCCCGGCCTGTGCGCAATTGCGCACATGGACCGGGCAATCCAGTACGCCGCGGCCCATCGGCTCAAGC
It includes:
- a CDS encoding flavin-containing monooxygenase, producing the protein MLDTTLIARVQVILDKFDAALAAGDLDAAVGMFAPDCYWRDLVAFTWNIKTMEGRDQVRDMLAHCLVHVKPHNWKIAEGETPTEAGGVAESWISFETEVARGYGLIRLQNDQIWTLLTTMAELKGHEEKAGFSRPLGARHGVNPGSKTWKELRDEEVEELGFKTQPYAPVIGGGQGGIALGARLRQLGVPTIIVEKNARAGDSWRNRYKSLCLHDPVWYDHLPYIDFPKNWPVFSPKDKIGDWLEMYTKVMELNYWTNTMAKRASWDDARKEWTIVVERDGKEITLRPKQLVFATGMSAKPNMPKIKGMETFKGEQHHSSRHPGSGGYKGKKVVVIGSNNSAHDICAALYEAGIDVTMVQRSTTHIVRSDSLMATLGDLYSERAVRSGMTTAKADLIFASLPYRILNQFQKPVYDKIRQDDAAFYAGLEKAGFRLDFGDDDSGLFMKYLRRGSGYYIDVGASQLIIDGKIKLFTGQVEEITPNGVKLDNGKELPADVIVYATGYSSMNGFVADLVSPEMADKVGKVWGLGSNTTKDPGPWEGEQRNMWKPTQQEGLWFHGGNLHQSRHYSQFLSLQLKARHESIPTQVYGLQTVHHKA
- a CDS encoding enoyl-CoA hydratase, with product MSDKSLADGKILQSVVDGVGVITFNNPDKRNAMSLEMWEGLGEALIALRDDPDVRVVILVGAGDKAFVSGADISQFEKTRHNAEASEEYSRRSAAQRALLADYPKPTIACIRGFCLGGGMQVAMLTDIRISGASGQFGIPAAKLGIAYGYEGLRHLVSLVGPSWARLIMYTGMRIDSTEALRIGLVDRVLPDAELWDATMEIARTISGNAPLAIKAAKITIAQVLKDPADRDIAAIKQIGIDCMDSADFREGRSAFMEKRKPKFKGR